Proteins co-encoded in one Cuculus canorus isolate bCucCan1 chromosome 22, bCucCan1.pri, whole genome shotgun sequence genomic window:
- the LOC128854323 gene encoding AT-rich interactive domain-containing protein 1A-like, with amino-acid sequence MFRPPRTSHCSVCDNCVGKLESGKPSSATDQMGRMKPQPYGGTNAPPQEQGAQAGPQQGHGSPGQPDGSQTAQQQQSASSQQRFLSPQELSRVLLVSQASSAPSTASSRGPEDMNVNLQSRPSAPSDLTWLRRILKKKMATSTCKQAEGMSGVLLKSGRVLVLPSRPGVRRRDLSGSIDDVPTGTEGALSPGVSTSGISGSQGEQSNPAESPFSPCTSPHLPGIRGPSPSSAGSPASAARSHSGLLSPAAVPGNQMPPRPRSGRSDSILHLSVHPSGRAQDQGGSPGQPNSNEMPNANYPSPGTGGSLSRKRAQEAAATTVHAAAKSVQSRPPGYPKINQGGVTGIGAPSGQGINSLAHMMNPQGPALCNGWEGV; translated from the exons ATGTTCCGTCCTCCGCGCACCTCACACTGCAGCGTCTGCGACAACTGTGTGGGTAAGCTGGAAAGCGGGAAG CCTTCAAGCGCCACAGATCAGATGGGGAGGATGAAGCCTCAGCCGTATGGAGGAACCAACGCCCCCCCACAAGAGCAGGGAGCTCAGGCGGGGCCACAGCAAGGACACGGCTCTCCAGGACAGCCCGACGGGTCACAgactgctcagcagcagcagtctgcctcctcccagcagcgcttcctctctcctcag gAGTTGTCTCGAGTGTTGCTTGTGTCCCAGGCGTCATCTGCTCCCTCAACGGCTTCCAGCAGAGGGCCAGAAGATATGAACGTGAATCTTCAGTCCAGGCCTTCAGCCCCGTCG GATCTAACTTGGTTACGGAGgatactgaaaaagaagatgGCGACCTCCACATGCAAGCAGGCAGAAGGGATGTCTGGAGTCTTGCTTAAGAGTGGACGGGTTCTTGTTCTTCCAAGCCGGCCTGGCGTGAGAAGGCGG GACCTGTCTGGCTCAATAGATGATGTCCCCACGGGGACGGAAGGAGCCCTGAGTCCTGGAGTAAGCACGTCAGGGATATCCGGCAGTCAAGGAGAGCAGAGTAACCCAGCTGAGTCTCCTTTCTCTCCGTGTACGTCTCCTCACCTGCCAGGCATCAGAGGACCCTCCCCATCCTCGGCCGGGTCTCCTGCCAGCGCTGCTCGGTCCCATTCAGGTCTGCTTTCACCTGCTGCAGTACCAG GCAATCAGATGCCACCCCGGCCACGCAGCGGCCGGTCGGACAGCATCCTGCATCTCTCCGTGCACCCGTCAGGCAGAGCACAAGATCAAG GAGGGTCTCCTGGGCAGCCAAATAGCAATGAGATGCCCAATGCCAACTATCCGAGTCCGGGAACAGGAGGAAGCCTGAGCCGAAAGAGAGCACAGGAAGCAGCTGCCACTACCGTGCACGCGGCTGCCAAGTCCGTCCAGAGCAG GCCTCCTGGTTATCCCAAAATAAACCAAGGAGGAGTGACGGGCATTGGAGCTCCGTCTGGCCAGGGAATTAACAGTCTGGCCCACATGATGAACCCCCAGGGCCCTGCCCTGTGCAACGGGTGGGAAGGTGTCTAA